CCCGTATGATCAGAAAGAGCGTGGGGCGGCGGGCTTCGCCCGCCGCCCCACGCCTCTGTTTTATTAGGCACCACGCCGTCATCCCGGCGTAAGCCGGGATCTGGCATCCGTCACCCCGGTGAAAACCGGGGCATCCCGGTGTAAGCCGGGACATCCCGGTGAACCCGGGGCATCCCGGCGAAAGCCGGGATCTGGCATCCCCGTCATCCCGGTGTAAGCCGGGACATCCCGGTGAAACCCGGGGCATCCCGGCGAAAACCGGGACATCCCGGCGTAAGCCGGGATCTGGCATCCCCGCACATGCCGGGACGGGACAGCCTAACATAATCCCCCAGCCCCCCTGTGACTTTTTCCCAATTCCCCGTCTAATGTTTGTTAAAAAACGTTTATAAAATATTTTTTGTGCTTTGTACCGGGATTCAATTTTTAGCATATTATTGCACGCTTTTTCAAATACCGGGGCGTAAAATACAAGGTGTTGAAAAGCAGGAAATTATATTAGGTTCTTTACATTAACTTTTTAATCATTTTAAATGATCACTAAAAATCTGCATGTTTCAAAATCTATCCTTGAACTGGATGATTTTGAAGAACCTCCGCCTCTGAACGGAAAGAACCGCTCAACCCTCATGGCCGAACCGGCCCACGTTTCGTTTCATACTTCCCAGAAAACCATCGTCTTCCGCGAAAGATTCTTTCCAGGAATCACGGATAATGAATGGAATGACTGGAAATGGCAGATACGGAACAGCTTCACTTCTTTTGAGGCATTGAGCAGGGTCCTGAGTCTATCGGCGGATGAGATCGGCTTCAAAGAGCAATCGTTGAATCTGCCGGTGCGTATCACTCCTTACTATGCCAGCTTGCTGGATGAGTTCGATTCGCTACAGCCTCTGCGGCGAACCATGGTACCTGTGATGGATGAGCTGATGGTCTCCCCCGGGGAGGCTTCCGATCCGCTCGGAGAGGAACACGACAGCCCCGTTCCGCTGATCATACACCGTTATCCCGACAGGGCGCTGTTCCTGGTTACGGACTTCTGCTCGGCCTATTGCCGCTACTGCACAAGATCGCATTTGGTATCGAAAAAGCAACACGCGGGGTCCAGACTGATCGATGGTGCCATCCAATACATTGCCAATCACCCGGAAATCCGCGATGTGATCATCTCCGGCGGCGATCCGCTCACTCAGTCGGACGAGCGCCTGGAGTATATCCTCTCAAGCCTGCGGGCCATCCCACACCTGGAGATCATCAGGATTGGCACCAAGGTACCGGCCGTACTCCCCATGCGGATTACGAAAAAGCTCACTAACATGCTGAAGAAATTCCATCCGCTGTTCATGAGCATTCATTTTACGCATCCCGACGAGATGACTCCCGAAACCGGCCATGCCTGCAATATGCTCGCCGATGCCGGGATACCCATGGGCAGCCAGACCGTCCTGCTTAAAGGCATCAACGATATGGAAGGTGTATACCGCAAGCTGACCCACGAGCTGCTGAAGGTGAGGGTGAAACCTTATTACCTCTATCAGTGCGACCCTATCCCGGGTTCCTCACATTTCAGGACAAGCGTGGAAGCCGGACTGGATGTGATACGCAACCTACGGGGCTTTACCTCGGGTTATGCTGT
The window above is part of the Bacteroidota bacterium genome. Proteins encoded here:
- a CDS encoding KamA family radical SAM protein, whose translation is MITKNLHVSKSILELDDFEEPPPLNGKNRSTLMAEPAHVSFHTSQKTIVFRERFFPGITDNEWNDWKWQIRNSFTSFEALSRVLSLSADEIGFKEQSLNLPVRITPYYASLLDEFDSLQPLRRTMVPVMDELMVSPGEASDPLGEEHDSPVPLIIHRYPDRALFLVTDFCSAYCRYCTRSHLVSKKQHAGSRLIDGAIQYIANHPEIRDVIISGGDPLTQSDERLEYILSSLRAIPHLEIIRIGTKVPAVLPMRITKKLTNMLKKFHPLFMSIHFTHPDEMTPETGHACNMLADAGIPMGSQTVLLKGINDMEGVYRKLTHELLKVRVKPYYLYQCDPIPGSSHFRTSVEAGLDVIRNLRGFTSGYAVPHYVIDAPGGGGKIPLLPEYVTGRENGDILLVNYQKKVFRYPDYM